One window of the Streptomyces sp. NBC_00259 genome contains the following:
- a CDS encoding ABC transporter permease, translating to MSTSTSTSTGTETGGTAGSGSTGGDTRTVSGGAAVATAPGYRARHTLPLRVEAVRQLKRRRALVMGAILAALPFVLIVAFAIGGTPDERGGGGGRITLMDTATASGANFAATCLFVSAGFLLVVPVALFCGDTVASEASWSSLRYLLAAPVPRSRLLWSKLAVALGFSAAAMLLLPLVALAAGTVAYGWGPLQLPTGGSLATADTLPRLALVVAFIFVSQLVTAGLAFWLSTKTDAPLGAVGGAVGLTIVGNVLDAVTALGSWRDFLPAHWQFAWADALQPQLEWGGMLKGAAVSVTYALVLFALAFRGFARKDIVS from the coding sequence ATGAGCACCAGCACCAGCACCAGCACCGGTACCGAAACTGGCGGTACTGCCGGTAGCGGCAGTACCGGTGGTGACACGAGGACGGTGAGCGGCGGGGCTGCCGTGGCGACCGCGCCCGGCTACCGGGCTCGGCACACGCTCCCGCTGCGCGTCGAGGCGGTGCGGCAGCTGAAGCGACGGCGGGCGCTCGTGATGGGCGCGATCCTGGCGGCGCTGCCGTTCGTGCTGATCGTCGCCTTCGCGATCGGCGGCACCCCGGACGAGCGGGGCGGGGGCGGCGGCCGGATCACGCTCATGGACACGGCGACCGCGTCCGGCGCGAACTTCGCGGCCACCTGCCTCTTCGTGTCGGCCGGGTTCCTGCTGGTGGTGCCCGTCGCGCTGTTCTGCGGGGACACCGTGGCGTCCGAGGCGAGCTGGTCCTCGCTGCGGTATCTGCTCGCCGCACCGGTGCCGCGGTCCCGGCTGCTGTGGTCGAAGCTGGCGGTCGCGCTGGGCTTCAGCGCGGCGGCGATGCTGCTGCTGCCGCTGGTCGCGCTCGCGGCCGGCACCGTGGCGTACGGCTGGGGGCCGCTGCAACTGCCCACCGGCGGATCCCTGGCGACCGCGGACACCTTGCCGCGGCTCGCGCTCGTCGTCGCGTTCATCTTCGTCTCCCAGCTGGTCACCGCCGGGCTGGCCTTCTGGCTGTCGACCAAGACGGACGCGCCGCTGGGCGCCGTCGGCGGTGCGGTCGGGCTGACGATCGTGGGGAACGTCCTGGACGCCGTGACGGCGCTGGGGTCCTGGCGCGACTTCCTTCCGGCGCACTGGCAGTTCGCCTGGGCGGACGCGCTGCAGCCCCAACTGGAGTGGGGCGGGATGCTGAAGGGCGCGGCGGTGTCCGTGACCTACGCTCTCGTGCTGTTCGCCCTGGCTTTCCGCGGGTTCGCCCGTAAGGACATCGTGTCCTGA
- a CDS encoding anthrone oxygenase family protein translates to MATLLLALAVISTGLYAGFMLIFQIGIMPALARLSDDQFVPAMRRINEEVPRAVFLAVFLAVVVFPAAALAVPGEDRSDTRMWLIVAGLVCAVLNHLITIAGNIPLNNALASSESEPDSEVRAAFEGRWNQLHRIRTALIVVSFALLAGASLA, encoded by the coding sequence ATGGCTACCTTGCTGCTCGCCCTTGCCGTCATCTCCACCGGCCTGTACGCGGGTTTCATGCTGATCTTCCAGATCGGGATCATGCCCGCGCTGGCCAGGCTCTCCGACGACCAGTTCGTACCGGCCATGCGGCGCATCAACGAAGAGGTGCCGCGCGCCGTGTTCCTGGCGGTCTTTCTGGCCGTCGTGGTGTTTCCGGCGGCCGCACTCGCCGTCCCGGGCGAGGACCGCTCGGACACCCGGATGTGGCTGATCGTGGCGGGCCTTGTGTGCGCCGTGCTCAATCACCTGATCACGATCGCCGGGAACATTCCGCTGAACAACGCGCTGGCGTCGTCCGAGTCGGAGCCCGACTCCGAGGTCCGCGCCGCCTTCGAGGGCAGGTGGAACCAACTCCACCGCATCCGTACGGCCCTCATCGTCGTCTCGTTCGCCCTCCTCGCCGGCGCCTCGCTGGCGTGA
- a CDS encoding AraC family ligand binding domain-containing protein translates to MAPSSRPGVLARLAELTSGVPAGQGGALWRLAEEGRQLDANVVRLPPHGRVAEHVEPDLDVLLYVTAGSGFLELEGIRQNVVAGSVVWLPRGSVRRLHAGPDGLVQLSVHRRRPGLTIKASAEKAAGGEPACLLDRVCAECGRLATESDARFCGRCGASLPGR, encoded by the coding sequence ATGGCGCCGTCTTCCCGGCCAGGCGTGCTCGCGCGGCTGGCGGAGCTGACCAGTGGCGTACCCGCAGGTCAGGGTGGGGCGCTGTGGCGGCTGGCGGAGGAGGGGAGACAGCTGGATGCGAATGTGGTGCGGCTCCCTCCGCACGGCCGGGTGGCCGAGCATGTGGAACCCGATCTGGATGTGTTGCTGTACGTGACCGCCGGGAGCGGCTTCCTCGAACTGGAGGGAATCCGGCAGAACGTGGTCGCGGGTTCGGTGGTGTGGCTGCCGCGTGGCAGCGTTCGCCGGCTGCACGCGGGCCCTGACGGTCTGGTGCAGCTGAGCGTGCACCGTCGGCGTCCCGGACTGACCATCAAGGCCAGTGCGGAGAAGGCGGCGGGCGGTGAGCCCGCGTGTCTGCTGGACCGGGTGTGCGCGGAATGCGGGCGCCTCGCGACGGAGTCGGACGCGCGGTTCTGCGGCCGTTGCGGTGCGAGCCTGCCCGGCCGCTGA
- a CDS encoding TerD family protein, producing the protein MPLASAALDVSGPRDYAFDWALVDVETSGLVARRDRVLSVAVVTLGPDGEQTGEFSTLLEPGCDPGPVHVHGLTAERLSGAPTFDQVAGRIGAMLQDRVLVAHNAQFDYDFLAHEFARARMWLPVSQRLCTLALNRRVDPPTGDLKLGTLAAHYGVRQLRAHDALDDTRVLAGVLRPSLREAARLDLPLPLVACPPRQDPQFAPKPPKTACSFRNPGRLSPGGPLVQGMKIAMTGETATSRAELVGRSVAAGLNMMASVSRHTSALVTNDSSSGSAKARRAAAERVPIIDEYTFLRLLRDVRPGTPHTPTTATTTATPVPVPVPASIPPARAPQDAADTPAAAPLPMPAPAPTPPAKPAAPVRALAGRRVLVLGGTHPDAAAARARVVELGGAAAINLSASVTDVVLLTGGDADRRMRRISSLALPTYGVGWLDAPVIAPLPGLNDRREATHVLPRGGVIDLPDGKAAAARWTVTASWAQQTACEIDVVALVVDEDEQVSFDEDFVFYGAPENPGGTVRLLGDGPTEQTVSIDLATLPPAAHKVVVAASIDGPPTFGDVGAIQISAGPGTSAAPLVQATLDAATTERTMLLAEIYRRGPRWRLRAVGQGYDDGLGALARSYGVDVAE; encoded by the coding sequence ATGCCTCTCGCATCTGCCGCTCTCGATGTGTCCGGCCCGCGTGACTACGCCTTCGACTGGGCGCTGGTGGACGTGGAAACCTCGGGGTTGGTCGCGCGCCGGGACCGGGTGCTGTCCGTGGCCGTGGTCACGCTCGGCCCGGACGGTGAGCAGACCGGGGAGTTCTCCACCCTGCTCGAACCCGGCTGCGATCCCGGACCGGTGCATGTGCACGGTCTGACGGCCGAGCGGCTGAGTGGTGCACCGACCTTCGACCAGGTCGCCGGGCGGATCGGGGCGATGCTGCAGGACAGGGTGCTGGTCGCGCACAACGCGCAGTTCGACTACGACTTCCTCGCACACGAGTTCGCTCGGGCACGGATGTGGCTGCCCGTCTCCCAGCGGCTGTGCACCCTCGCGCTGAACCGCCGCGTCGACCCGCCGACCGGCGATCTGAAGCTGGGCACGCTCGCCGCCCACTACGGCGTCCGGCAGCTCAGGGCGCACGACGCACTGGACGACACCCGCGTGCTGGCCGGAGTGCTGCGCCCCTCGCTGCGGGAGGCCGCGCGGCTGGATCTGCCGTTGCCGCTGGTGGCCTGCCCACCGCGACAGGACCCGCAGTTCGCGCCCAAGCCGCCGAAGACCGCGTGTTCCTTCCGCAACCCGGGGCGGCTGTCACCGGGCGGCCCGCTGGTGCAGGGAATGAAGATCGCCATGACCGGGGAGACCGCGACGTCGCGGGCCGAACTGGTCGGGCGCTCGGTCGCCGCCGGGCTGAACATGATGGCCTCGGTCAGCCGGCACACCAGCGCGCTGGTCACCAACGACTCCTCGTCGGGGTCGGCGAAGGCGCGGCGGGCCGCGGCCGAGCGCGTTCCCATCATCGACGAGTACACCTTTCTGCGGCTGCTGCGCGACGTACGGCCGGGGACGCCGCACACGCCGACCACCGCCACGACCACCGCCACACCCGTACCCGTGCCCGTACCGGCCTCCATTCCGCCGGCGCGCGCACCGCAGGATGCCGCCGATACGCCCGCCGCCGCGCCCCTGCCCATGCCCGCACCCGCACCCACGCCCCCCGCGAAACCGGCCGCTCCGGTCAGGGCGCTGGCCGGGCGTCGCGTGCTCGTCCTCGGCGGCACCCACCCGGACGCCGCGGCCGCCCGCGCCCGCGTCGTCGAGCTCGGTGGAGCCGCCGCGATCAACCTCTCCGCGAGCGTCACCGACGTCGTGCTCCTCACCGGCGGCGACGCCGACCGCCGTATGCGCCGGATCTCCTCCCTCGCCCTTCCCACGTACGGCGTCGGCTGGCTCGACGCACCGGTCATCGCCCCGCTGCCCGGGCTCAACGACCGACGGGAGGCAACACACGTCCTGCCCCGCGGCGGTGTCATCGATCTGCCCGACGGGAAGGCCGCGGCCGCCCGTTGGACCGTCACGGCGTCCTGGGCCCAGCAGACCGCCTGCGAGATCGACGTGGTCGCGCTCGTGGTCGACGAGGACGAGCAGGTCTCCTTCGACGAGGACTTCGTCTTCTACGGAGCACCGGAGAACCCGGGCGGCACCGTCCGCCTCCTCGGCGACGGGCCGACCGAGCAGACCGTCAGCATCGATCTCGCCACCCTGCCGCCCGCCGCCCACAAGGTCGTCGTCGCCGCGTCCATCGACGGCCCACCCACCTTCGGCGACGTCGGCGCCATCCAGATCAGCGCCGGCCCCGGGACCAGCGCGGCACCGCTCGTCCAGGCCACGCTCGACGCCGCGACCACCGAACGCACCATGCTGCTCGCCGAGATCTACCGCCGTGGCCCGCGCTGGCGTCTGCGCGCGGTCGGTCAGGGTTACGACGACGGCCTCGGCGCCCTCGCCCGCAGCTACGGGGTCGACGTCGCCGAGTGA
- a CDS encoding vWA domain-containing protein yields the protein MEIRGKASARTYRGALVALLAGAVLLTGCGAGGQTDRATGGGAQRADEGQQAPMPPDGGGRPAEGAEGAEGDRGEGREGEQKDDAQRDFAPAPDYLSTFALDVDTASYGYARRSLSEGRLPAPDSVRPEEFVNSFRQDYPRPGGNGFSVTVDGARAGNGGGDGWSLMRVGLATRASTRTAERPPAALTFVVDISGSMAEPGRLDLVKESLGILTDQLRDDDSLALVTFSGEAETRLPMTRIDGNRSRIHDIVDSLEPSDSTNVEAGVRTGYDAAVDGRRRGANNRVVLLSDALANTGETEADAILERIDSSRREFGITLFGVGVGSEYGDSLMERLTNRGDGHTTYVSTSAQARKVFVDQLPAHVELRARDAKAQVAFDPQTVKEFRLIGYENRAVADEDFRDDRVDGGEVGPGHTVTALYAVRLKEGASGHVATATVRWLDPRTRAPHEATGTVEAGALDRDLWAPRTAPRLQVSAVAAYFAQRLRGAETPGAPRLGDLAERAGSLARSTEDASVRQLAESIRSADALLD from the coding sequence ATGGAAATCCGCGGAAAGGCGTCCGCAAGGACGTACAGGGGAGCACTCGTGGCGCTGCTCGCCGGGGCCGTGCTGCTGACCGGCTGCGGCGCGGGAGGGCAGACGGACCGCGCGACCGGGGGCGGCGCGCAGCGCGCCGACGAAGGCCAACAGGCGCCGATGCCGCCCGACGGCGGCGGCCGGCCCGCCGAGGGCGCCGAGGGCGCCGAGGGCGACCGTGGCGAAGGGCGCGAGGGCGAGCAGAAAGACGATGCGCAACGGGACTTCGCACCGGCGCCCGACTACCTCTCCACCTTCGCTCTGGACGTGGACACGGCCTCGTACGGCTACGCACGGCGCAGCCTCTCCGAGGGCAGGCTGCCGGCCCCGGACTCCGTACGCCCCGAGGAGTTCGTCAACAGCTTCCGCCAGGACTATCCACGCCCAGGGGGCAACGGCTTCTCGGTGACCGTGGACGGTGCCCGGGCGGGCAACGGAGGCGGTGACGGCTGGTCGCTGATGCGCGTGGGCCTGGCCACCCGTGCGTCGACCAGGACCGCCGAACGGCCCCCGGCCGCCCTGACCTTCGTGGTCGACATCTCAGGGTCGATGGCCGAGCCGGGCCGGCTCGACCTCGTCAAGGAGTCGCTCGGCATCCTCACGGACCAGCTCCGCGACGACGACTCCCTCGCCCTGGTCACCTTCAGCGGCGAGGCCGAGACACGGCTGCCGATGACCCGGATCGACGGCAACAGGTCACGGATCCACGACATCGTCGACTCGCTGGAGCCGTCCGATTCCACCAATGTGGAGGCGGGCGTCCGCACCGGCTACGACGCCGCCGTGGACGGCCGCAGGCGCGGCGCCAACAACCGGGTCGTGCTCCTCTCCGACGCGCTCGCCAACACCGGCGAGACCGAGGCCGACGCGATCCTGGAGCGGATCGACAGCTCCCGCAGGGAGTTCGGCATCACGCTCTTCGGCGTCGGAGTCGGCAGCGAGTACGGCGACAGTCTGATGGAACGGCTCACGAACCGGGGCGACGGCCACACCACGTACGTGTCCACGTCGGCGCAGGCCAGGAAGGTCTTCGTCGACCAGCTGCCCGCCCACGTGGAGCTGCGTGCCCGGGACGCCAAGGCACAGGTCGCCTTCGACCCGCAGACGGTGAAGGAGTTCCGGCTGATCGGGTACGAGAACAGGGCGGTCGCCGACGAGGACTTCCGCGACGACCGGGTGGACGGCGGCGAGGTCGGCCCCGGCCACACCGTGACGGCGCTGTACGCGGTACGGCTGAAGGAAGGGGCGAGCGGACACGTCGCCACGGCGACCGTGCGCTGGCTCGACCCGCGGACCCGGGCGCCGCACGAGGCGACGGGCACCGTGGAGGCCGGCGCCCTCGACAGGGACCTGTGGGCGCCACGGACCGCGCCGCGACTGCAGGTCAGCGCCGTCGCCGCCTACTTCGCCCAGCGGCTCCGAGGCGCCGAGACCCCGGGCGCGCCCCGACTGGGCGATCTCGCGGAACGGGCCGGAAGCCTCGCGCGGAGCACGGAGGATGCTTCCGTACGCCAGCTGGCCGAGTCGATACGCAGCGCTGACGCGTTGCTGGACTGA
- a CDS encoding dynamin family protein yields the protein MEVRPQLIDALSALRDRVAAVRLPLPLPGAPRARQTRAELLAQLDDYLVPRLKDPEAPLLAVVGGSTGAGKSTLVNSLVGRRVTEAGVLRPTTRTPVLVCHPDDHQWFADMRVLPNFTRVWLPQQEETEATSSPVGARGKPEERALRIETSASLPPGLALLDAPDIDSLVVENRIMAAELICAADVWVMVTTASRYADAVPWHLLRTAKEYDATLVTVLDRVPHQVLTEVSRQYAALLTKAGLGHVPRFTIPELPESAGGGRGLLPDTAVAALREWLAHRALDPAARQQTVVRTAAGVIDSLNARMPELAGAVAAQYAAAVRLSGAVEEAYAQEAERVRKLVRRGAVLAGDARTRWRGYPRDSSAVELLDALAESLTALLQCAVAAADERLQEAWRREPAAGAAGVGNARADLEAPERIGMAVRRWRRVLEELAEEEVRDLERSAAPDPETVAALLATTLLGGRRARVAGERLAERMGAQGALRLRDKGGELVMTYIERVLNEERDRRLAPLDALELCPEPQAELIAALSVLQKER from the coding sequence ATGGAAGTACGGCCTCAGCTGATCGACGCACTCTCCGCCCTGCGCGACCGAGTCGCTGCCGTGCGTCTTCCACTCCCCCTTCCAGGTGCTCCGCGGGCGCGGCAGACACGGGCCGAGCTTCTCGCGCAGCTCGACGACTATCTGGTGCCCCGGCTGAAAGACCCCGAAGCACCGCTGCTCGCGGTCGTCGGAGGGTCCACGGGAGCCGGCAAGTCCACGCTGGTCAACTCTCTTGTGGGGCGACGGGTGACCGAGGCCGGGGTGCTGCGGCCCACGACGCGTACGCCTGTGCTCGTATGCCACCCGGACGATCACCAGTGGTTCGCCGACATGCGCGTACTGCCGAACTTCACCCGCGTATGGCTGCCGCAGCAGGAGGAGACCGAGGCGACGTCGTCGCCTGTCGGGGCACGAGGGAAGCCCGAGGAACGTGCGCTGCGGATCGAGACCTCCGCGTCGCTGCCGCCCGGACTCGCCCTGCTCGACGCGCCCGACATCGACTCCCTCGTCGTCGAGAACCGGATCATGGCCGCCGAGCTGATCTGCGCCGCCGACGTGTGGGTGATGGTCACCACCGCCTCGCGGTACGCGGACGCCGTCCCCTGGCACCTGCTGCGCACGGCGAAGGAGTACGACGCCACGCTCGTGACCGTGCTCGACCGGGTGCCGCACCAGGTGCTCACGGAGGTGTCCCGGCAGTACGCGGCGCTGCTGACCAAGGCCGGCCTCGGACACGTACCGCGCTTCACGATCCCGGAGCTGCCCGAGTCCGCGGGCGGTGGCAGGGGGCTGCTGCCGGACACCGCCGTCGCCGCGCTCCGCGAATGGCTCGCCCACCGCGCCCTGGACCCCGCCGCGCGCCAGCAGACCGTCGTCCGTACCGCCGCCGGCGTCATCGACTCCCTGAATGCCCGTATGCCGGAGCTGGCGGGTGCCGTCGCCGCGCAGTACGCCGCCGCCGTACGGCTCTCCGGTGCCGTCGAGGAGGCGTACGCGCAGGAGGCCGAGCGGGTGCGCAAGCTGGTTCGCCGGGGCGCGGTCCTCGCCGGGGACGCACGCACCCGCTGGCGCGGCTATCCGCGCGACAGCTCGGCCGTGGAGCTCCTCGACGCGCTCGCGGAGAGCCTGACCGCCCTGCTGCAGTGCGCCGTGGCCGCCGCCGACGAGCGGCTCCAGGAAGCGTGGCGGCGCGAACCGGCCGCCGGGGCGGCCGGCGTCGGGAACGCGCGAGCCGACCTGGAGGCCCCCGAGCGCATCGGGATGGCCGTGCGGCGCTGGCGGCGCGTCCTCGAGGAGCTGGCCGAGGAGGAGGTGCGGGACCTGGAACGCTCCGCCGCGCCCGACCCCGAGACCGTCGCCGCGCTGCTCGCCACCACGCTGCTCGGCGGCCGGCGGGCCCGGGTCGCGGGGGAGCGGCTGGCGGAGCGGATGGGGGCGCAGGGCGCGTTGCGGCTCCGCGACAAGGGCGGGGAGCTGGTGATGACGTACATCGAACGCGTACTGAACGAGGAGCGCGACCGGCGGCTCGCCCCGCTCGACGCTCTCGAGCTGTGCCCGGAGCCGCAGGCCGAGCTGATCGCCGCGCTGTCCGTACTGCAGAAGGAGAGGTGA
- a CDS encoding SAM-dependent methyltransferase, whose translation MTDATAASDDLRDRINTTQPHTARIWNYWLGGKDNYEVDRVTGDQIRKLHPGIGDYALADRQFLGRAVSHLVNECGIRQFLDVGTGLPSADNTHEVAQRLAPESRIVYVDNDPLVLAHARALLTSTPEGRTDYLDEDLRNVDAILEQAAKTLDFSRPVALMLLGVVIFIGDDEEASGIVRRLLDALPSGSHLVLTHTITSPAMPDVDAAVAFWNEHGTPKLTQRTPEAIARYFDGLELLEPGVVSCNHWRPDADGEPLPDEVAMFGGVGRKN comes from the coding sequence ATGACCGACGCCACGGCAGCTTCCGATGACCTGCGCGACAGAATCAACACCACACAGCCGCACACCGCCCGCATCTGGAACTACTGGCTGGGCGGGAAGGACAACTACGAAGTCGACCGCGTGACCGGGGACCAGATCCGCAAACTGCACCCGGGCATCGGCGACTACGCCCTCGCTGACCGGCAGTTCCTCGGACGTGCCGTGAGCCACCTCGTGAACGAGTGCGGCATACGCCAGTTCCTCGACGTCGGCACGGGCCTGCCGAGTGCGGACAACACTCATGAAGTCGCCCAGCGGCTGGCTCCGGAGTCCCGCATCGTCTACGTCGACAACGACCCGTTGGTGCTCGCCCATGCACGTGCCCTGCTGACCAGTACGCCCGAGGGCAGGACGGACTACCTGGACGAGGACCTGCGCAACGTCGATGCCATCCTCGAACAGGCGGCGAAGACACTGGACTTCAGCCGACCGGTGGCGCTCATGCTGCTCGGCGTGGTCATCTTCATCGGGGACGACGAGGAGGCCTCCGGGATCGTCCGGCGCCTCTTGGACGCGCTCCCGTCCGGCAGTCACCTGGTGCTGACCCACACCATCACCAGCCCCGCCATGCCCGATGTCGACGCCGCGGTGGCGTTCTGGAACGAGCACGGCACTCCGAAGCTGACCCAGCGCACGCCCGAGGCCATCGCTCGGTACTTCGACGGTCTGGAACTCCTCGAGCCCGGTGTCGTGTCCTGCAACCACTGGCGTCCGGACGCGGACGGTGAGCCGCTGCCCGACGAGGTGGCCATGTTCGGCGGGGTCGGGCGCAAGAACTGA
- a CDS encoding thioesterase II family protein encodes MPWTLCAEPRALAPLRLVCFPHAGGWPFFFQSWSKELTDFEVHSVCYPGRAEPVAEEPVRELVPMARLIAEETAASADGRGLVLFGHSMGAIVAYETARALEARDCPVDRLIVSGARAPQLLAAGSPKVPRGEQAVIETVTELGGTDPELLRDPDFRELLLPAITADFEMLGAYVQTDRAPLECAVTALVADADPRVTVAEAAAWQESTRGPFRLRTVPGGHFYLASDPPFDAVREDCGR; translated from the coding sequence ATGCCCTGGACGCTCTGTGCGGAGCCACGGGCCCTCGCGCCGCTCCGGCTGGTCTGCTTCCCGCACGCCGGCGGCTGGCCCTTCTTCTTCCAGAGCTGGAGCAAGGAACTGACCGATTTCGAGGTCCATTCCGTGTGCTACCCGGGACGCGCCGAACCCGTTGCCGAGGAACCGGTCCGGGAACTCGTCCCGATGGCCCGTCTGATCGCGGAGGAGACCGCAGCGTCGGCCGACGGCCGGGGCCTCGTCCTCTTCGGGCACAGCATGGGGGCGATCGTCGCCTACGAGACCGCACGAGCTCTTGAGGCCCGCGACTGTCCGGTGGACCGTCTCATCGTGTCGGGCGCTCGTGCACCGCAGTTGCTGGCGGCCGGGTCGCCGAAGGTCCCGCGCGGCGAGCAGGCCGTCATCGAGACCGTGACCGAACTCGGGGGTACGGACCCTGAACTGCTGCGCGACCCCGACTTCCGTGAGCTGCTGCTTCCTGCGATCACCGCCGACTTCGAGATGCTGGGCGCGTACGTGCAGACGGACCGCGCTCCCCTGGAATGCGCTGTCACCGCACTCGTCGCGGACGCCGATCCCCGGGTGACGGTCGCGGAGGCCGCCGCCTGGCAGGAGTCGACCCGCGGCCCGTTCCGGTTGCGGACCGTGCCCGGCGGCCACTTCTATCTGGCCTCGGATCCGCCGTTCGATGCCGTACGCGAGGACTGCGGGCGGTGA